DNA from Oncorhynchus masou masou isolate Uvic2021 chromosome 5, UVic_Omas_1.1, whole genome shotgun sequence:
gagagccaTGGATTAGTGATGACGGGGGTCGAGGTCAGGTCACTGTTAAGGGAGAAAGACAAGTTTATGGCCCGTATCACTGAGTTTCCTGCCTCGCAGTAAAGATACAATGTAGATTCAGATGAACACGAGGAGACGCAGCCTGGGaggaagggttaaatatcagtgcttgataaggggagagagccaTGGATGAGCGACGACGGGggggttaaatatcagtgcttgtgtgaacaACGTCTTTGTCTGATGCCGCTGTATTGATCTTCTGGGAAGAATGAACTTGGTTTTAAGCTTTCAGAGTCTCCTTTTGAGTTTTAACTCTGAAAATTAGACACCTAagaaaggtatctttacttttacccaagtatgacagttgggtacttgATCCACCACTGACGATAGACTACATGACTGCTACACTGTATGATAAATCCATAAGGCTCTTTGTTTTTTAACAACGCCAAACTTTATCTTTTTATCCGATTTATCTTTTTCCCCCCCATAAAAACACATGGCCAGGGTTTACCTATTTTTTAAAGAAATACCATTGGTTGGTGTATAGAATATCTAAGATATTTGATTGGCTGAGGCAGACGTTGTGCCAGGATGTAATCACTGCCACCTGGGGAGGTTAGCATAAGGCTCATGTTATCTGATGGGAGCAGCTACAAATTAACAGTCAGTCACATATAAGTGAATCAACACTTTTCATTGGCTGATATGCATCTTGTGCATGAAAACCATTTAACTTCATATGCTTGCTTATGTTCGCAAATATGGCGCCAGACTCTATAATCGATCATGTGATTTCATGTTCTCTTTCCACAATGAGAGCAGTGGTATGGCTTTTATCATGTGTCCTCTGGTGTGATTTCAGGCTCCCTAACAAGGTAAAAGTAATTCCACATTGAGAGCAGTtgaaaggtttctctcctgtgtgtattctttcATGTGTTTTAAGGCTTACTAACCCCCTAAAACTCTGTCCACAATGAGAACAGTGGTAAGGCTTCGCTCCCGTGTGCATTTCTTTATGCTTACTCAGGTACCTTAAccgggtaaaactctttccacactggaagcattggaaaggcttctctcctgtgtgtatcctcTCATGCTCTTTGAGATTCCATGGCTGGATAAATCTCTTTTCACACTGCAAGCATTGGAAAGGCTTTTCACCAGTGTGAATTCTCTCATGTTCTTTCAGCTTCTCGAACCGTGTAAAAGCATtcccacactgggagcattggaaaggcttctctcctgtatgtgtcCTCTCATGTGTTTTCAGGGTCACTAACCACCTAAAACTCTGTCCACAATGAcaacagtggtaaggcttctctcctgtgtgtattaatTTATGCCTGTTCAGGCTCATTAACCGGGTAAAActatttccacactgggagcattggaaaggcttctctcctgtgtgtattctcttatGCTCATTCAAATGTGATGACTGGACAAATCgctttccacactgagagcatGGGAAAGGCCTCTCTACAGAGTGTGTTCTCTTATGCTTTTTCAGGTCCCCCGATGAGAAAAATGTAtttccacattgggagcagtggtGTGGTTTCACTGGTTTGGGCATCTCTGGGTCTGGTTCCCCTGAAGTACTCCTGCTGTCAGAGtaagagtctggtctctctcctgccaaagacagaGTATTTGGTTAAACAGAGAGACCAAAATGAAACCTCCATATGATTCAACTATCTTCTTATGAGGTTAAATCCAGACTAGATACCTCATTATTTACATTTGACTAATTTAGTACAACGCTCTTATTCcgagagacttacaggagcaattagggttaagtgatTTTTCCCCTAGTTGGCTttgggattcgaaccagggacttaTTATAAACTCCTAGTTCCCAGTGGAAAATTTCACTTGACTGACCCTCTAAATCGGAATTACAGGTGGGAAATTCTGAGAAATTCTGAGAAAATACTCGAGTTGTGACGTTTTACCACTGACCTTTGACCTTTTCAACCAAAATCAATTTTTGACAATGACAACCTTATCAATATTTATAATGTGGCTAGTTTGACCAACGTCAATGCTAAGCAAGCAAGCTAACTTTATTATTAGCTAAATGTTAAATCTTATTGGGTTGAAGAATTGTTTCGACATCAAAAGCACTTGAACAcgtcagatttcccacttcctagTTTCCCACTTCCCAGGAGCACATGAATGCCCAATAGTTCCACGTCAGACTTCCCACTTCCTAGTTTCCCACTTCCCAGGAGCACATAAATGCCCAATAGTTCCACCATGTCAGAGAAAATTAAGGTGCTGAATGTCAAAAGGATTTAATGAATTTTGTAGGAATATAAATCAAAATGTGGAACGCCACGAGTGGGCGTTCAttatatttggtattttattaggatccccattagctgttgcaaaagcagcatctacttcctggggtccacacaaaacataatacagaatgacataacacagaacatcaatagacaagaacagctcaaggacagaacaacATACATTTTGTAAAaggcacacatagcctacatatcaatgcatacacacaaacgaTCTagatcaaataggggagaggggttgtgccatgaggtgttgctttatcagattttttaaaaccaggtttgctgtttatttgagcaatatgagatggaaggaagttccatgcaataagggctctttacgttttcttgaatttgatctggggactatgaaaagacccctggtgggataagtgtgtgtgtcagagctgtgtgtaagttgactatgcaaacaatttgggattttcaacacattcatGTAAAAGAGGAAGTGATGCAGTTAGTCTcccctcaactcttagccaagagagactggcatgaatagtatttatatcagccctctgattacaattaagagcaaaaacgtgccgctctgttctgggccagctgcacctcaactaggtctttccttgcagcactggaccacacgactggacaataatcatagattagacaaaactagagcctgcagaacttgatTTGTGGAGAGtagtgtcaaaaaagcagagcatctctttattatggctagacctctccccagctttacaaccattgaatctatatgttttgaccatgacagtttacaatctaaggtaatgccaagtaatttagtctcctcaacttgttcaacagccacaccattcattaccagattcagctgaggtctagaacttgaggaatgatttgtaccaaatacaatgctcttagttttagagatgttcaggaccagtgtattactggccacccattccaaaacagactgcaactatttgttaagggtttcagtgacttcattagctgtggttgctgatgcgtatatggttgaatcatcagcatacatggacacatatgctttgtttaatgccagtggcaggccattggtaaaaatagaaaagagtagagggcctagagagctgccctgcggtacatcACACTTcatatgtttgacattagagaagcttccattaaagaaaaccctctgagtttaattagatagatagctctgaatccacgatattgcagaggttgacaagccatagcacatacgtttttttcaacaacaggttgaaaACAGGTTGACCAACAACATGGTCAacaatatcaaaggctgcactgaaatctaacagtacagctcccacaatctaattattatcaatttctttcaaccaatcatcagtcatttgtgtcagtgcagtacatgttgagtgcccttgtctataagcatgctgaaagtctgttgttaatttgtttacagagaaatatcATTGTAATTGGTCAAACACCATATTTTTACAACAGTGTAGAGCGTtggaccgaaaggttgcaagttcaaatccttgagctgacaaggtacaaatctgtcgttctacaggtagttaacccactgttcctaggccgtcattgaaaataagaatttgttcttaactgacttgcctagtaaaataaaggtaaaataaaaagcttataggtctgctgttagaaccagtaaaggccgctttaccaaGCAATTACTTTGGTTGAACCCCTTCTGTTTGACATAGGAGTTTCTAGGCTCAAGCTTTCCATCACTGGTCAATGTATCATTATTGATCAATAACAATCATTTTTCATTCCATCTTCAAAgagcttttctttcattatttgttttttatcTGCATGAATATAATTGTGTTAACAAGCTTAGCCAATgaaataataattaaaataattggcaacatcaaagaTGAATCTGATTGGATGCCAGCCTGCCCATAAAATTCATTTAAAGTATTCCAAAGGTTTTTCACTGCTTTTCTTTCATGATGTTTTTTTTAATctttctttatatcattgatcttttcttaatgtttattatttttttagAACAAACAaccagatgtgcagccagacttattagccactctcCTTTTGCCCCAACTCTTTCAAACATACAGTTTCTAAACATAAATCCATGGAACAGTTCTAAacagtttcttaacaggtacaTGATCAATCCATATTCATCCATGATGTATTGtgacaccatgtaggagcagtaaaCTATGCCAAACTCCATGgggttacaccatgtaggagcagtatagacctagtctggcTTATAacactacatgatgtattgttacaccaacagcagtatagacctagtctgttcattatatacatctacatgatgtattgttacaccatgtagggcTACTAGTCTGCATTAATACAGAATGATGGACAACCAGTGTGCTTGGCTTTTTGAGAAACTATGCATCCAAACAGCCCAGGCAGGCAATTCATAAACAACCACTGTGCTTGGCAATTATAAACTATGTCCCAAACAGAAGGGACAACCCCATGCTTTTAGTCTAACATTTGGTTTGCATTTGTATAAATAAACAATATTGCCAAACAGCACCGGGGGCGAAACCAAGTGTGACCATTTAAAGAAATTTCAATGGCTAGAAACTATTGCCAAACAGAAGGAACAACCAGAAACTATGCCAAACAGAAGGGACAACCAGTGTGCTTGGCTAGAAACTATGCCAAACAGCAGGGACAACCAGTGTGCTAGAAACTATGCCAAACAGAAGGGACAACCAGTGTGCTTGGCTATAAACTATGCCAACAGCAGGGACAACCAGTGTGCTTGGCTAGAAACTATGCCAAACAGAAGGGACAACCAGTGTGCTTGGCTAGAAACTATGCCAAACAGAAGGGGCAACCAGTGTGCTTGGCTATAAACTATGCCAAACAGCAGGGGCAACCAGTGTGCTTGGCTATAAACTATGCCAAACAGCAGGGGCAACCAGTGTGCTTGGCTAGAAACTATGCCAACAGCAGGGGCAACCAGTTTGCTTGGCTAGAAACTATGCCAAACAGAAGGGGCAACCAGTTTGCTTGGCTAGAAACTATGCCAACAGCAGGGGCAAACAGTGTGCTTGGCTATAAACTATGCCAAACAGAAGGGACAACCAGTGTGCTTGGCTAGAAACTATGCCAAACAGAAGGGACAACCAGTGTGCTTGGCTAGAAACTATGCCAAACAGAAGGGACAACCAGTGTGTTTGTCTCTAAACCTCAGCAAATATAACTAAATACTGTCTTATTTCCAGactacagggcattcggaaagtattcagaccccttcactttctccacattttgttacattacagccgtattctaaaatggattaaagcaTTTATtgtcctcgtcaatctacacacaaaaaccCATAGACACTAACAACCGGAGGGCAAAACAATTCAATGAGTTAAATTCAGAATTGACCAAAGTCAGCTCGCTAACTCTATCTCGTAATATACCCCTGAGacggggtacgacagttgaactaaatgTATTGGGCATTAATAAATTATAGTCtccaagaatcaatggatatgcctttattatatattttttttattttacctttatttaacttggcaagtcagttaagaacaaattcttattttcaatgacggcctaggaacagtgggttaactgcctgttcagcggcagaatgacagatttgtaccttgtcagctcggggatttgaacttgcaaccttttggttactagtccaacactccaaccactaggctaccctgcccaaACGTATACCACGGGAGGTGGTCGCATCTAACAATTGGATGTAATTATTTCCTGGGCACCGCTCGGTGATGTAAGGGACGACCTTTTAAAGAAACACTGCATACTGACTATGGATATTCATTGATACAGATTTGGTCGTAAGTAATCCAACGCATTCGCTATGGAATGCCAGAGACCCAATCTTATTAATAAATTAAATCATGAATAAAGGGGTCTAAGTTCGAGTAAggcatatatacagtggggcaaaaaaagtatttagtaagccaccaattgtgcaagttctcccacttaaaaagatgaggcctgtaattttcatcataggtacacttcaactatgacagacaaaacgagaagaaaaaaatccagaaaatcacattgtaggatttttaatgaatttatttgcaaattatggtggaaaataagtatttggtcaataacaaaagtttctcaatactttgttatataccctttgttggcaatgatagaggtcaaacgttttctgtaaatcttcacaaggttttcacacactgttgctggtattttggcccattcctccatgcagatctcctctagagcagtgatgttttggggctgttgctgggcaacacggactttcaactccctccaaagatttactatgggtttgagatctggagactggctaggccactccaggaccttgaaatgcttcttacgaagccacttcgTTGCCCagacggtgtgtttgggatcattgttcaatgcccttgctgatggaaggaggttttcactcaaaatctcacgatacatggccccattcattctttcctttacacggatcagtcgtcctggtccctttgcagaaaaacagcctaccgccccgtagcactcacttacttcatcatgaagtgctttgagagactagtcaaggaccatatcacctccaccctacctgaaaccctagacccactccaatttgcttaccgcccaaataggtccacagacgatgcaatctcaaccacactgccctaacccatctggacaagaggaatacctatgtgagaatgctgttcatcgactacagctcggcattcaacaccataataccctccaagctcgagaccctgggtctcgaccctgccctgtgcaactgggtactggacttcctgacgggccgcccccaggtggtgagggtaggcaacaacatctccaccccgctgatcctcaacactggggccccacaagggtgcgttctgagccctctcctgtactccctgttcaaccacgactgcgtggccacgcacgcctccaactcaatcatcaagtttgcggacaacacaacagttgtaggcttgatcatcaacaacgacgagacggcctacagggaggaggtgagggccctcggagtgtggtgtcaggaaaataacctcacactcaacgtcaacaaaactaaggagatgattgtggacttcaggaaacagcagagggaacacccccctatccacatcgatggaacagaaatggagagggtagtaagttaagttcctcagcatacacatcacagacaaactgaattggtccacccacatagacagcatcgtgaagaaggcgcagcagcgcctcttcaacctcaggaggctgaagaaattcagcttgtcaccaaaagcactcacaaacttctacagatgcacaatcgagagcatcctggcgggctgtatcaccgcctggtacggcaacttctccgcccacaaccgtaaggctctccagagggtagtgaggtctgcacaacgcatcaccgggggcaaactacctgccctccaggacacctacaccacccgatgttacaggaaggccataaagatcaaggacaacaaccactcgagctactgcctgttcaccccgctatcatccagaaggcgaggtcagtacaggtgcatcaaagctggggccgagagactgaaaaacagcttctatctcaaggccatcagactgttaaacagcaaccactaacattgagtggctgctgccaacacactgactcaagtccagccactttaataatgggaattgatgggaaatgatataaaatatatcactagcctctttaaacaatgctacctaatataatgtttacatatactacattattcatctcatatgtatacgtatatactgtactctatatcatccactgcatctttatgtaatacatgtatcactagccactttaactatgccactttgtttacatactcatctcatatgtaaatactgtactcgataccgtctactgtatcttgcctatgctgctctgtaccatcactcattcatatatatttatgtacatattctttatccccttacacttgtgtataagacagtagttttggaattgttagttagattacttgttggttattactgcattgtcgaaactagaagcacaagcatttcgctacactcgcattaatatctgctaaccatgtgtatgtgacaaataaaatttgatttgattatcagtggtcttgtatgtcttccatttcctaataattgctcccacagttgatttattcaaaccaagctgcttacctattgcagattcagtcttccaaacctggtgcaggtctacaattttgtttctggtgtcctttgacagctctttggtcttagccatagtggagtttggagtgtgactgtttgaggttgtggacaggtgtcttttatactgataacaagttcaaacaggtgccattaatacaggtaacgagtggacagaggagcctcttaaagaagttacaggtctgtgagagccagaaatcttgcttgtttgtaggtgaccaaatacttattttccaccataatttgcaaatcaattcaataaaaatcctacaatgtgattttctggatttttttcctctcattttgtctgtcatagttgatgtgtgcctatgatgaaaattacaggcctcatctttaagtgggagaacttacacaattggtggctgactaaatacttttttgccccactgtatatcattaTTTAAAAAATCCCAAAATGTATGGAACAATCACAGATAGCTCCTTCAACAATTCCTACAGTACTGAACAACATACTCAACTTCAGTAGAATGCCCCTTTAAAACCACACATTAGTTCAAGAACTGTATCGCTTGTGCCCCTAttttaagacagtactcactggtgTTATTCGGATCTTCATCCACGTCTTCCTCTTTTGAGATAACCTTCTCTTCCACTCCAATAGGTTCTTCATCTTCTTCCATTAGAACATCCTCCTTTTCATTTAATGTgatagcctcctcttcctcttttactCCAAAgggttctttctcttctttcactgtaacatccTCTTCAACTTTCAATGTgatagcctcctcttcctcctttttagTTCTGAAAGCGTCTACCACCTCCTCTTTCACTGTGACAGCCTCtatcccctcttcctctttcacgcCAAAAGGTTCTTTCTCGTCTTTCACTGTAACATACTTTTCTTCTTTCAACGTGATAGCCTCTTCCCTTTTCAATCTGAAagcttcttcctcttctttcactgtaatatcctcctcttcttttacgACAATGTTAAGACCCAGAGCTTCTTTCTCCATCCAGAAGACCGTCTGTTCTTTAGCAAAGGGGGAGTAgcttagtgaactcatggtcggggatgttagccaggtagctagcttgttagcattTCCGACTAGCCTGGTGCTGGTATATCTTTTCTTGGACAAATTTTACAAGCAAATTAATTGTACGTTAATACGTACACATAATTGTCTTTTAAACACTGATTAATATACACAAGAATGGTCTAAAGAGCTTTAATGATTCGATTTTATGTTGACTAGCAAGCTACCGAAATGGTTGAATAAGTAGCCCTGTTGGTCGTTGAAGAAGCATCCAgtcccgtccactagattatacgtcacgcaaGAAGCACCACATGAAAGACTCACATCGCCATCTGTTAACTGGAGTGCGTAACGCAGTTTCGATAAATATTCATAACATTGTTTATTCTGGCAAACAATTTCAAAATAAGTAATTTAAAAACAACCAGATGTTATGTTTTCTCTTACAACCAATAAGGTCATTAGGTATGATTAGGTGACAGGTTGACGAGGGTGGCATTTTCTGTTCTAAACTGACCAAGACACTCCAACAACAACAAATTAAATCAATTTTTATTAGTCAAATGCACACATTtatcagatgttttttttctggtgtagcgaaatgcttatgttcctagctcaacagtgcagtaatatctaacaatacatgCACATCTAAatagtaaaagaatggaattaagaaatatagaaatattaggatgagcaatgtcagagtccagaatataaatatatatgtatttgaTGGTGTTTATAGACATTACGTAGAGGTTACTGATGTTAGCatttgatgtgtgcagagggtccctggttcgcgcccgggtatgggcgaggggacgatctaaagttatactgttacataaccACAGGGCTAATCTATTAAAGAGACCTTAGTCTGTAAATGCCAAAGAAATAAACaagtattgatgtgtatagtgtatgtaaCTACAGGGCCATCTATAAAATATACATTGGTCTTAGCATGactaaagtttaaataaaaaatacaacaacaaatcAGTGTCCTCAGTCCTGGAACCTTCCGTCTGACATAAGACCCCATCAACAGATATAAGAACATTCCAGAACATTCAGTATCAAGTCAAGTGACCATCAAACCATACACAAATAAAGTGTCACAATTAAGATCAGTGGAAATCACGTGTATTACAGACAGGGAAAACATAGAAATAAGCTCAACAGTGTGTTAATTACTCTTACTCTTAACTGAATATAAACTGCATTCTGCTTAAATGTCCCTAATACagcttgtttttgttttctgttgcaaaacatttcactatggtgtgcactaatgaatatgacccagaaTTAAATCTTCACATGATAAAATTGTCTTCCTGTGAGGTTGAATCCAAATCAGATCCCTCGACCTGGAGGTCAAGTTTATTACTAAGACAAAGacaaactgtcacaccctgatctgtttcacctgtctttgtgattgtctccacccccctccaggtgtcgcccatcttcccgtGTATTTATACCCGTGTTCTCTGTTCGTCTGTAACCAGTTATTTTTTGTTTCTTCAAGCATACCAGCGGTTTTCCCTCTGCTTCGATCACTATTGTTCCTggtttcccggttttgacctttctgcCCGCCcggaccctgcctgccgtcctgtaactttgccccactactctggattatcgacccctgcctgccttgacctgtcgtttgcctgcccttgTTTAtgaaataaacattgttacttcgacagtCTGAATTTGGGTCTTACCTTAAACGTGGTAGCGACC
Protein-coding regions in this window:
- the LOC135532549 gene encoding zinc finger protein 135-like; amino-acid sequence: MSSLSYSPFAKEQTVFWMEKEALGLNIVVKEEEDITVKEEEEAFRLKREEAITLKEEKYVTVKDEKEPFGVKEEEGIEAVTVKEEVVDAFRTKKEEEEAITLKVEEDVTVKEEKEPFGVKEEEEAITLNEKEDVLMEEDEEPIGVEEKVISKEEDVDEDPNNTRERPDSYSDSRSTSGEPDPEMPKPVKPHHCSQCGNTFFSSGDLKKHKRTHSVERPFPCSQCGKRFVQSSHLNEHKRIHTGEKPFQCSQCGNSFTRLMSLNRHKLIHTGEKPYHCCHCGQSFRWLVTLKTHERTHTGEKPFQCSQCGNAFTRFEKLKEHERIHTGEKPFQCLQCEKRFIQPWNLKEHERIHTGEKPFQCFQCGKSFTRLRYLSKHKEMHTGAKPYHCSHCGQSFRGLVSLKTHERIHTGEKPFNCSQCGITFTLLGSLKSHQRTHDKSHTTALIVEREHEIT